The Parambassis ranga chromosome 14, fParRan2.1, whole genome shotgun sequence genome includes a window with the following:
- the LOC114445653 gene encoding interleukin-1 receptor type 2-like, with product MKEIPVYCVGEEEVDYVCVYIVNSESNQQLQSLTGGIDMKLLSVVKALGSLCLVFASGYPVSEADSPEIIGPDHIQLKVNSGERLVLHCDAFTNCEEDEAMIYWLLNGTFPEETLSRERIVESHKSTLDQGTIIQKSLVLKNITSEDLKSTFTCVVTTAVGMAQKHITLATTISGCSKD from the exons ATGAAGGAAATCCCCGTGTACTGCGTGGGTGAAGAGGAAGTAgattatgtttgtgtatatatagtaaACTCCGAAAgcaatcagcagctgcagtcactcACTGGAGGAATCGATATGAAGCTGTTATCTGTTGTTAAAG CTTTGGGATCTCTGTGCTTGGTGTTTGCTAGTGGATACCCAG tTTCTGAGGCCGATTCTCCCGAGATCATTGGGCCAGATCACATCCAACTTAAAGTTAATTCAG GAGAAAGACTGGTTCTTCACTGTGATGCTTTTACAAActgtgaggaagatgaggcaATGATCTACTGGCTCCTCAACGGCACCTTTCCTGAAGAAACACTTAGCAGAGAGAGAATAGTGGAATCACACAA ATCGACTTTGGATCAGGGTACAATCATCCAGAAGAGTCTGGTATTGAAGAACATCACATCAGAGGATCTGAAATCCACCTTCACATGTGTTGTGACCACTGCTGTAGGAATGGCCCAAAAACACATAACATTGGCAACAACGATTAGTGGCTGTAGTAAAGACTGA
- the rnf121 gene encoding E3 ubiquitin ligase RNF121, which translates to MAGVFEVEVDGVEHDHGLQHHDEVNQFDVSKLSPEEKWRVEHARMHAKHKGHEAMHAEMVLILIVTLVIAQLVLVQWKQRHPKSYNLVTLFQMWVVPLYFTTKLHWWRFLTTWFIFSVITAYISFRATRKPLACTTPRLVYKWFLLLYKISYATGIAGYSVVMFTLFGINLIFRIKPEDAMDFGVSLLFYGLYYGVLGRDFAEMCADFMASTVGYYSASGMPTKHLSDNICAVCGQPILVDVSEEGIIENTYRLSCNHVFHEFCIRGWCIVGKKQMCPYCKEKVDLKRMFSNPWERPHVMYGQLLDWLRYLVAWQPVIIGLVQGINYILGLE; encoded by the exons ATGGCCGGGGTGTTTGAGGTGGAGGTTGATGGAGTAGAGCACGACCACGGACTGCAGCATCACGATGAAGTGAACCAA TTTGATGTGTCCAAGCTTTCACCAGAAGAAAAATGGAG GGTGGAGCATGCAAGGATGCATGCCAAACACAAAGGCCATGAGGCCATGCACGCAGAAATGGTGCTGATCCTCATCGTCACCTTGGTCATCGCACAGCTAGTCCTTGTGCAGTGGAAACAGAGACATCCAAAGTCGTACAAT CTGGTGACACTGTTCCAGATGTGGGTAGTTCCTCTCTACTTTACTACCAAACTTCACTGGTGGAGGTTCCTGACCACATGGTTTATCTTCTCTGTCATCACAGCGTACATCTCCTTCCGCGCTACTCGCAAACCACTGGCCTGTACCACACCGAG GTTGGTGTACAAGtggttcctcctcctctacaaGATCAGCTATGCCACAGGAATAGCTGGCTATAGTGTTGTTATGTTTACACTTTTTGGTATTAACCTAATATTCAG GATAAAGCCTGAAGATGCAATGGACTTTGGTGTTTCACTACTATTCTATGGCCTGTACTACGGGGTCCTGGGCAGAGACTTTGCAGAGATGTGTGCAGACTTCATGGCTTCAACGGTTGGG taCTACAGTGCATCTGGCATGCCAACCAAGCACCTCTCTGACAATATCTGTGCTGTGTGCGGTCAGCCCATCCTCGTAGATGTCAGTGAGGAAGGGATTATAGAGAACACATACAGATTATCATGCAACCATGT GTTCCATGAGTTCTGCATAAGAGGATGGTGTATCGTTGGCAAGAAGCAGATGTGCCCATATTGCAAAGAGAAGGTGGATCTGAAGAGGATGTTCAGCAATCC CTGGGAAAGGCCGCATGTCATGTATGGACAGCTTTTAGACTGGCTTCGCTACCTGGTGGCTTGGCAGCCTGTTATTATAGGATTGGTGCAAGGCATCAACTACATCCTGGGTCTGGAGTGA